A window of Castanea sativa cultivar Marrone di Chiusa Pesio chromosome 1, ASM4071231v1 contains these coding sequences:
- the LOC142609562 gene encoding uncharacterized protein LOC142609562 translates to MDDYLSNSNDGSSITEQLMDGDYGSHYNDGGDLNDDNYNDGNNNDDGDDSYDDDDDDSTDDDDDDDSDDDSDDEFYQIVYVAYLLAVICFMEYINKTPSRNFEQTWQLSESGPSQKKRKLGAAKLDNHLSRLADACELRSLANLREQQSSIRIVMELVCTLPGVEKGSDLYFAASRIFLKKSYREMFVSLKKPDLQLRWLKGLVNSRK, encoded by the coding sequence ATGGATGATTATCTTAGTAATAGTAATGATGGTAGTAGCATTACCGAACAGTTAATGGATGGGGATTATGGAAGTCATTATAATGATGGTGGTGACTTGAATGATGACAATTATAATGATGGTAACAAtaatgatgatggtgatgacagttatgatgacgatgatgatgacagTACTGATGACGACGACGATGATGATAGTGACGATGATTCTGATGATGAGTTTTATCAAATAGTGTATGTTGCATATTTATTAGCTGTGATATGTTTCATGGAGTACATTAATAAGACTCCAAGTAGAAATTTTGAACAAACATGGCAACTTAGTGAATCTGGGCCCtcacaaaagaaaaggaagttaGGAGCTGCAAAATTGGATAATCATCTTAGTCGCCTAGCAGATGCATGTGAGCTTAGGAGTTTAGCTAATTTGAGAGAGCAACAAAGTTCAATTCGTATTGTCATGGAACTTGTGTGTACACTTCCTGGTGTGGAGAAAGGCTCTGACCTCTACTTTGCAGCTTCTCgtatctttttgaaaaagtcaTATAGAGAGATGTTTGTATCTTTGAAGAAGCCAGATTTACAGCTTAGGTGGCTAAAGGGATTGGTCAATTCAAGGAAGTGA
- the LOC142623574 gene encoding uncharacterized protein LOC142623574 gives MGVSKSSKTTTGLSSFSLVYGTEAISPVELLVPTPRVVHGQEIDIDAATCAEIRTTDLETLEETRNLVYNCTQRYQQQMANAYNKAMKARIFAKGQMVLKAVDHVRRNLSAPSKFAPSWEGPYLIREANDSGYYRLATAEGESLAEPINGKWLKLYYA, from the coding sequence ATGGGCGTATCGAAGTCAAGCAAAACAACCACCGGTCTATCGTCATTCTCTCTTGTGTATGGTACCGAGGCTATATCTCCAGTTGAGCTATTGGTCCCTACCCCAAGGGTTGTTCATGGACAAGAAATAGATATAGATGCTGCCACTTGTGCAGAAATAAGAACTACAGACCTTGAAACCTTGGAAGAAACACGAAATCTTGTCTATAACTGCACCCAGCGGTATCAGCAACAGATGGCCAACGCTTACAACAAGGCCATGAAAGCCAGGATTTTTGCCAAGGGACAAATGGTCCTAAAAGCAGTTGATCATGTGAGGAGGAATCTCTCAGCACCCTCCAAGTTTGCTCCAAGTTGGGAGGGGCCTTATCTTATAAGGGAAGCCAATGACAGCGGTTACTATCGTCTAGCTACAGCGGAAGGTGAAAGTCTCGCGGAACCTATCAATGGCAAATGGCTTAAGTTGTACTATGCTTAA
- the LOC142623564 gene encoding uncharacterized protein LOC142623564: MNAVIDKWMADGVLRPFKPIREPTQEDMRKPFYCRYHRFVGHGTRDCRAVRRMFHEKIFYGTLNLTREQGVQRNLLPQHPRGKATAAVLFHHGADDNEAASGTASSGTHCLTAEAHASRAFLETTNAITFTDEDMEVQYLDHSKPLYVAAQINDVHIRRALVDTSASLNLIPANTLRAAGIPLSKIARAPIEVFSFAGIHECTLGSIQLVLKVGPTVGLTRFHVIDSTISYHALLGRPWLHKHKLVPSTYHQCVKGRFNEIETPAVEENLPSSLAELYEKPPAVTNFSPDEELESINLSDVPNIQRPTSVDATLPPLEKAQLISLLKEYIDVFAREYHEMPGLDPNLVAHALNMEPGAKPVVQPMRTFHPEVEAQIIQEVQKLLTAGFIKPIMHPKWLSNIVPVKKKNGQIRCYVDFGNLNKACPKDEFPLPNMDMLIDSVAGHAMFSFMDGFSGYNQIRMSSKDADKTAFRTPMGTFYYTVMPFGLKNAGATYQKAMITIFHDMMHKEIEDYVDEIVVKSKTKKDHHAILRKVFERCRLYKLHMNPLKCAFGVTAGKFLGFLVHQRGIDVDPSKVQAIATMKPPITLTQLKSFLGKLSYIRRFIPGLAALMDVFAPLLKKGRPFRWDSKCQQAFLQLQQLMTRFPIVCAPIPGKPLKLYLATNDEAIGALIAQDDQEGIERPTLFGRLAQWLLQLSEFEIIAITPTAVRGQAIADLLSNFPGEDCWDITDEVPGDLPAVALMEAAGAAWTLRFDGSSTTSEGGVGIVLSKNTGETVAMSFKLDFLCTNNMAEYEAYLTGLVVAREMGIKHLQVIGDSNLVDCQARGDFALKEPSLAPYRAMAQRLEDSFDRFNIEHSLRFDNRFADALATLGSKVRFEGATTDVTIVKRPILVIQMLKEQFFEQPLGQTDWRSSIKEVLLSPDEKDHLKILKDYTLMAGELYKKLPRGVLARCLSPSESTKQLKEVHEKSCGASGSVSLYRRLQRLGYYWPEMSKQVATIQGQCTSCQYTFDQKDSCAALTVSDWRVPLLEYLIEGVLPNNHEEAYRLKKLSTRYFVEGGILFRKGFKGEPLRCLGTPEAQSVVQEVHAGECGDHQGKR, translated from the exons ATGAATGCCGTCATTGACAAATGGATGGCTGATGGAGTACTTAGGCCATTCAAGCCTATCCGAGAGCCTACTCAGGAAGATATGAGGAAGCCTTTCTATTGTCGGTATCACCGATTTGTGGGCCATGGAACTAGAGATTGTAGAGCGGTCCGGAGAATGTTTCATGAGAAGATTTTTTATGGTACTTTGAATCTCACACGTGAGCAAGGGGTCCAGCGGAACCTATTGCCTCAGCATCCTAGAGGAAAGGCCACTGCAGCTGTACTTTTTCATCATGGAGCTGATGACAATGAAGCTGCCAGTGGTACAG CCAGCTCTGGAACACACTGCCTCACAGCTGAAGCTCATGCCAGCCGAGCCTTCCTAGAGACTACTAATGCCATTACCTTCACCGATGAGGACATGGAGGTACAATACCTTGATCATAGTAAACCATTATATGTTGCTGCTCAAATTAATGATGTTCACATAAGAAGGGCACTAGTGGACACTAGTGCATCACTTAATCTTATACCAGCCAACACACTTAGAGCAGCTGGGATCCCACTCAGCAAAATCGCTCGGGCACCTATAGAGGTTTTTAGCTTCGCTGGAATTCACGAATGCACTCTTGGCAGTATTCAATTAGTCCTTAAAGTGGGGCCCACTGTTGGCCTCACCAGATTTCATGTTATCGATTCAACCATTTCTTATCATGCTTTACTAGGGAGGCCATGGCTCCATAAACACAAGCTTGTGCCGTCCACATATCACCAATGTGTCAAAGGGAGATTCAATG AAATAGAAACCCCAGCGGTAGAAGAAAATCTGCCTAGCAGTCTAGCAGAACTGTATGAAAAGCCCCCAGCGGTAACTAATTTTTCACCTGATGAGGAGTTGGAGTCCATTAATCTCAGTGATGTTCCTAATATCCAGAGGCCAACATCGGTCGATGCAACATTGCCACCGCTGGAAAAGGCTCAACTCATTTCATTATTAAAGGAGTACATCGATGTCTTTGCTCGGGAATACCATGAGATGCCCGGTCTGGATCCTAACCTAGTAGCACATGCTCTCAATATGGAACCAGGGGCAAAGCCAGTAGTGCAACCCATGCGGACATTCCATCCTGAGGTTGAAGCTCAGATTATTCAAGAAGTTCAAAAGCTCCTCACAGCTGGGTTCATCAAGCCTATTATGCACCCAAAGTGGCTTTCAAATATTGTACCAGTCAAGAAAAAGAATGGACAAATACGATGCTACGTTGACTTCGGAAATCTTAATaaagcatgccctaaagatGAGTTTCCACTTCCGAATATGGATATGCTCATTGATTCAGTTGCTGGGCATGCTATGTTCTCATTCATGGATGGTTTCAGTGGGTATAATCAGATCAGAATGTCATCCAAAGATGCGGACAAAACAGCCTTCCGAACTCCTATGGGCACCTTTTACTATACCGTCATGCCTTTTGGTCTCAAAAATGCTGGAGCCACGTATCAAAAGGCTATGATCACAATCTTTCATGACATGATGCATAAAGAGATTGAGGACTATGTGGATGAAATTGTTGTGAAGTCCAAAACGAAAAAAGATCATCATGCTATCTTGCGAAAGGTCTTTGAAAGATGTCGACTCTACAAGCTTCACATGAATCCACTCAAATGTGCCTTTGGAGTTACGGCTGGGAAATTTCTGGGATTTCTTGTCCACCAAAGAGGCATAGACGTTGATCCTAGCAAAGTGCAAGCCATTGCTACCATGAAGCCACCTATTACACTCACACAGCTTAAAAGTTTCCTTGGTAAGCTCTCATACATCCGCCGGTTTATTCCCGGTCTTGCTGCCCTCATGGATGTCTTTGCACCACTGCTGAAAAAAGGAAGACCCTTCCGCTGGGATTCCAAATGCCAGCAGGCATTTCTCCAACTGCAGCAACTCATGACTAGGTTTCCAATCGTATGCGCACCCATACCAGGGAAACCACTTAAGTTATATTTGGCTACCAATGATGAGGCAATAGGAGCACTTATAGCCCAAGATGATCAAGAAGGAATCGA GCGACCGACCCTTTTCGGAAGGCTAGCACAATGGCTCTTACAATTATCTGAGTTTGAGATCATAGCAATTACCCCAACGGCTGTAAGGGGTCAAGCCATTGCTGATTTGCTATCCAACTTCCCTGGAGAAGACTGTTGGGACATTACTGATGAAGTACCTGGAGACCTGCCAGCAGTTGCACTGATGGAAGCAGCTGGGGCTGCTTGGACCTTACGATTTGATGGATCCTCGACCACCTCTGAAGGGGGGGTTGGGATAGTCCTATCCAAAAACACCGGAGAAACAGTGGCTATGTCGTTCAAACTTGATTTCCTATGCACCAATAACATGGCTGAATATGAGGCATATCTTACGGGCCTAGTGGTAGCTCGTGAAATGGGTATTAAGCATCTTCAAGTGATTGGAGACTCAAATCTAGTTGATTGCCAAGCTAGAGGAGATTTTGCACTCAAGGAACCATCTTTAGCTCCATATAGAGCTATGGCTCAAAGGTTGGAGGACTCTTTTGATCGATTCAATATTGAACACTCCTTAAGGTTCGACAATCGCTTCGCCGATGCCCTAGCCACATTGGGATCAAAAGTCAGATTCGAAGGTGCAACTACAGATGTAACTATTGTGAAAAGGCCTATCCTAGTCATACAAATGCTGAAGGAGCAATTCTTTGAGCAACCGCTGGGTCAGACAGACTGGCGGTCTTCCATTAAAGAAGTACTATTATCACCGGATGAGAAAGATCATTTAAAGATACTCAAAGACTATACTTTAATGGCTGGAGAGTTGTACAAGAAGCTGCCTAGAGGAGTTCTAGCTAGATGCTTGAGCCCTAGTGAGTCCACCAAGCAATTAAAAGAGGTCCATGAAAAATCCTGTGGTGCCAGCGGTTCTGTCAGTCTCTACAGACGCCTCCAACGGCTGGGCTACTACTGGCCAGAAATGAGTAAACAAGTTGCTACTATCCAAGGACAATGCACCAGCTGCCAATACACTTTTGATCAGAAAGATTCATGTGCAGCCTTAACCGTTAGTGATTGGCGTGTACCCCTCCTTGAATATCTCATAGAGGGAGTCTTGCCCAATAATCATGAGGAGGCCTACCGCTTGAAAAAGTTGTCTACTCGCTATTTTGTGGAAGGGGGTATCCTCTTCCGAAAGGGGTTCAAGGGGGAGCCTTTGAGATGCCTAGGGACCCCCGAAGCACAATCGGTTGTGCAAGAGGTACATGCGGGAGAGTGTGGTGACCATCAAGGCAAGAGGTGA